From Flavipsychrobacter sp., a single genomic window includes:
- a CDS encoding ATP-binding cassette domain-containing protein has product MSDTIVSLRHANIYQGKNLILSDVNFEVAKGEFVYMIGKTGSGKSSLLKTLYGDLYLKEGSGHVAGFDLKTLKWQNVPQLRRNLGIVFQDFRLLTDRNIHDNLEFVLKATGWKDKALIKEKIENVLTKVGLKNKGFKMPYEMSGGEQQRVDIARALLNNPKLILADEPTGNLDPDTRDEIMHLLFNICRDYNTGFIMATHDYSIIQKYPARVVRIENSSIKEISAAGV; this is encoded by the coding sequence ATGAGTGATACTATAGTTTCTTTAAGACATGCAAATATTTATCAGGGTAAAAACTTGATATTGAGTGACGTGAACTTTGAAGTGGCAAAGGGTGAATTTGTTTATATGATAGGCAAGACCGGTAGTGGTAAATCTAGTTTGCTAAAGACTCTCTATGGAGATTTGTATCTAAAGGAAGGGAGCGGTCATGTTGCAGGTTTCGACTTAAAAACTTTAAAGTGGCAGAATGTACCACAGCTAAGAAGAAATCTTGGTATTGTATTTCAGGATTTTAGATTGCTGACAGATAGGAATATACACGACAACTTGGAGTTTGTATTAAAGGCTACTGGTTGGAAAGATAAAGCACTTATAAAAGAGAAGATTGAAAATGTGCTTACTAAGGTAGGTTTGAAAAATAAGGGTTTTAAAATGCCATATGAGATGTCAGGTGGGGAGCAGCAAAGGGTAGATATAGCTCGTGCTTTATTGAACAACCCTAAGTTGATTTTGGCCGATGAGCCTACAGGAAACTTAGACCCTGATACTCGAGATGAAATAATGCATTTGCTATTCAATATTTGTAGAGATTATAATACAGGCTTTATAATGGCAACTCACGACTATTCTATTATACAAAAATATCCTGCCAGAGTAGTAAGAATAGAGAATAGCTCTATTAAGGAAATATCAGCAGCAGGAGTATAA
- a CDS encoding zinc-dependent metalloprotease, producing MIRKVILLLSILVSLGSAAQAQWCITSEQLQTYKEHSPEIEIYNAQLEAHIKAEIQKMALLRSQLKTTADPTDTLHIPVVFHVIHDYGTTDYVSDNTLYDLLDDINTVYMKRNADTANVITPFKNLIGNPKIVFHLATKDPNGKPTTGITRKQSVLTDGGDDQAKFDQWAPDSYLNIWVIQRIGRGIASGVVAAYATFPASAAARPYTDGIIASASQLNTNKTIPHEIGHCLDLIHPWGNTAVATACGGDDEVDDTPPTTGHFSNGQPFGATASGNCGTASLYDTTCTNNVNTRGKIQIDSTLGFGSSTATDAGIEFDAKARLMIQSVNIYPTTTSDPFTIQLQQWDAGTSSFTVVSSVNGTTKSTIDKKPQEVALNLPVNIGNRYRLIMTTNPGMSHDSAGPGVVYSKSIANVVDIKDDAKGGRYNFLYNWSIRYFYLANGVDYPDTVNTQNIMDYANCPIMFTKLQVERMRAALSSDVGRRNNLVKDSTHVKTGIISGYGGKYGVHVDLKPVPDYSIERPIGVNTERTYFLCADGVQNFRFRNRSWRDTVTAVAWEFSNGASSATSINGATTVLNTFTTPGWVTVKLKATGNNTGDSTIERQDVYAADPGNQIQPLSGYFQEFDPNGDVAQWPMFNYYKNNQKWQTTNKYGFYDNNCIVYNAYDSRSFPSAFIGSPKGDYDDFFSRAFDLSNMNNDCNLNFMSSNALRAYERSNNTGNPLISDTLEISYSTNCGANWTKLKDIYGAELANKGVVSVPYAPLWQGDWKLQSINIPTSARTSRVYFRFRYKVGVEENSLFSLGVGNNFYMDRINVSPFPLGVNTLLDKNNSIAVAPNPTSGDAFVVIQNNQNKTASVVVTDITGKVVYQTQEAINNGINRIQIPASSISVKGIYLVKVITGEHTQTQKLVVR from the coding sequence ATGATAAGAAAAGTAATTCTACTATTATCGATTCTTGTAAGTTTAGGTAGTGCGGCCCAAGCACAATGGTGTATAACGAGCGAGCAGTTGCAGACTTATAAAGAGCACAGCCCTGAAATTGAGATTTATAATGCTCAATTAGAGGCTCATATCAAGGCAGAAATTCAAAAAATGGCTTTGTTAAGAAGTCAACTAAAAACAACTGCTGACCCTACAGATACATTACATATTCCAGTAGTATTTCACGTTATACACGATTATGGTACAACTGATTATGTGTCTGACAATACACTTTATGACCTACTTGACGATATCAATACGGTATACATGAAGCGTAATGCTGATACAGCTAATGTTATAACTCCTTTTAAGAATTTGATCGGTAATCCTAAGATCGTTTTCCATTTAGCTACAAAAGATCCTAACGGTAAGCCAACTACAGGTATTACTCGTAAGCAATCTGTATTAACAGATGGAGGTGATGACCAAGCTAAATTTGATCAATGGGCTCCGGATTCTTATCTAAACATATGGGTGATACAAAGAATTGGTCGTGGTATTGCTTCTGGTGTAGTTGCAGCTTATGCAACTTTCCCTGCATCTGCGGCTGCAAGACCATATACTGATGGTATCATAGCTAGTGCTTCTCAGCTTAATACTAATAAGACTATTCCTCACGAAATCGGTCACTGTTTAGATCTTATTCACCCTTGGGGTAATACAGCTGTAGCTACTGCTTGTGGTGGAGATGATGAGGTTGATGATACTCCTCCTACTACAGGTCACTTTAGTAATGGACAACCATTCGGAGCAACGGCATCTGGTAACTGTGGTACAGCGTCTTTATATGATACTACATGTACTAACAATGTGAATACACGTGGTAAAATTCAAATTGATTCTACATTAGGATTCGGATCAAGCACAGCTACTGATGCAGGTATTGAATTTGATGCTAAGGCACGCCTTATGATACAATCTGTAAATATCTATCCTACAACAACTAGTGATCCGTTCACTATACAGCTACAACAATGGGATGCGGGTACTTCTTCATTCACTGTTGTAAGTTCAGTAAATGGTACTACTAAGTCTACAATAGATAAAAAGCCTCAAGAAGTTGCATTAAACTTACCTGTAAATATTGGTAATAGATATCGTTTGATAATGACTACTAACCCTGGTATGTCACACGATTCAGCTGGTCCTGGTGTAGTTTATTCTAAGTCTATTGCGAATGTTGTAGATATTAAAGATGATGCAAAGGGCGGTAGATATAATTTCCTTTATAATTGGTCTATCAGATATTTCTACTTAGCTAATGGTGTTGATTATCCTGATACTGTTAATACTCAAAACATTATGGACTATGCAAACTGTCCTATAATGTTCACTAAGCTTCAGGTTGAGCGTATGAGAGCGGCATTGTCAAGCGATGTGGGTCGTAGAAATAACTTAGTTAAAGATTCTACACATGTTAAGACAGGTATTATTTCTGGCTATGGCGGTAAATATGGTGTACATGTTGACTTAAAACCAGTTCCTGACTATTCGATCGAACGTCCGATAGGTGTAAATACAGAAAGAACATACTTCTTATGTGCTGACGGTGTTCAAAATTTCAGATTCAGAAATCGTAGCTGGAGAGATACAGTTACTGCTGTAGCTTGGGAGTTCTCTAATGGAGCTTCATCTGCAACATCTATAAACGGTGCAACAACAGTTCTAAATACATTTACCACTCCAGGTTGGGTTACTGTAAAATTAAAAGCTACAGGTAACAATACAGGCGATAGCACAATAGAAAGACAGGATGTATATGCTGCAGACCCAGGTAATCAAATACAACCATTATCAGGTTATTTCCAAGAATTTGATCCTAATGGAGATGTAGCGCAATGGCCGATGTTTAACTACTACAAAAACAATCAAAAGTGGCAAACGACTAATAAGTATGGTTTTTATGATAACAACTGTATCGTATACAACGCATATGATAGCCGTTCATTCCCTAGCGCATTTATAGGAAGCCCTAAAGGAGATTATGATGATTTCTTCTCTCGTGCTTTCGATTTGTCTAATATGAACAACGATTGTAACCTTAACTTTATGTCTTCTAACGCACTAAGAGCATATGAGCGTTCTAATAACACAGGTAATCCACTTATTTCTGATACTTTAGAGATAAGTTATTCTACTAACTGTGGTGCTAACTGGACAAAATTAAAAGACATATATGGAGCAGAATTGGCTAACAAAGGTGTTGTTAGTGTTCCTTATGCTCCATTATGGCAAGGTGACTGGAAGCTACAAAGCATTAATATTCCTACAAGTGCTCGTACTTCTCGTGTATACTTCCGTTTCCGTTATAAAGTTGGTGTTGAAGAAAATTCATTATTCTCTCTTGGTGTAGGTAATAACTTCTACATGGACCGTATCAACGTAAGTCCTTTCCCTCTAGGAGTTAACACACTATTGGATAAGAATAACAGCATTGCTGTAGCTCCAAACCCAACAAGTGGTGACGCATTTGTGGTTATCCAAAACAACCAAAACAAAACTGCAAGTGTAGTAGTTACAGATATTACTGGTAAAGTAGTTTACCAAACTCAAGAAGCTATTAATAACGGTATCAACCGTATCCAAATTCCAGCTTCTTCTATATCTGTAAAAGGTATCTACCTTGTTAAGGTAATAACAGGTGAGCATACTCAAACTCAAAAACTAGTAGTTAGATAA
- a CDS encoding FG-GAP-like repeat-containing protein, whose translation MKKGGILFLSLLLSFSCKQKKELGQGEQLAKQYCASCHQFPEPELLNKSSWELYMLPRMGVFLGVIEHDSLKGILAANAQEQAAIDAAGIVPSRQIVTDEEWQQIKDYYLSLAPKELEQPKIKAISNNLDLFKVKVPEYKLSPPSATMIRFDTVNNAIFVGDANSQSLSIFSSDLNFVQGAKVGETPVWMQEFSNEYMITMMGSFSPTDVGSGYILSLPKGQSKPYKVIDSLRRPVHSSYGDIDGDGLMDIVTCEFSKWTGVLSWWHNNGDGNFDKRVLRYRPGAVKAYLKDMNKDGYDDIIALFGQGDEGVFTYYNDGKGNFKEEYTLRFPPSYGSTYFQLFDFNKDGFDDIIYTAGDNADFPPILKPYHGIYIYINDGHNKFEQQQFLQLNGAYAAMPADYDNDGDIDIAAISFFPDYQKQSNESFVFYNNDGQGNYTLSTIENPTLGRWIVMDNGDVDNDGDIDIVLGALAFEVIPANGLVEKWVEKGVPYILLENKTVN comes from the coding sequence ATGAAAAAGGGTGGTATATTATTCTTGTCTTTGCTGCTATCGTTTTCTTGTAAGCAAAAGAAGGAGCTTGGGCAAGGGGAGCAGCTTGCTAAGCAGTATTGTGCAAGTTGTCATCAGTTTCCTGAACCAGAATTGCTGAACAAAAGCTCTTGGGAGCTATACATGTTGCCAAGAATGGGTGTTTTCTTAGGTGTTATAGAGCATGATTCACTTAAAGGGATACTAGCAGCAAATGCACAAGAGCAGGCCGCAATAGATGCCGCAGGTATAGTGCCTAGCAGGCAAATTGTAACTGATGAGGAATGGCAGCAGATAAAAGACTACTATTTGTCATTAGCTCCTAAAGAATTAGAGCAACCTAAAATTAAAGCGATCAGCAACAATTTAGATTTATTTAAAGTAAAAGTGCCAGAGTATAAATTGTCGCCTCCTAGTGCTACAATGATTCGCTTTGATACGGTTAATAATGCCATATTCGTTGGTGATGCTAATTCTCAATCCCTATCCATTTTCTCCTCTGATCTTAATTTTGTGCAAGGAGCAAAGGTAGGGGAAACTCCTGTGTGGATGCAGGAGTTCTCTAATGAGTATATGATAACGATGATGGGGTCTTTTTCGCCTACTGATGTGGGGAGTGGCTATATATTGTCTTTACCTAAAGGACAAAGCAAACCATATAAAGTAATAGATTCCTTGCGTCGTCCTGTACATAGCAGCTATGGAGATATAGACGGAGATGGTTTGATGGATATTGTTACCTGTGAGTTCTCTAAATGGACAGGTGTGCTCAGTTGGTGGCATAATAACGGTGATGGCAATTTTGATAAGCGAGTGTTGAGATATAGGCCTGGTGCTGTAAAAGCGTACCTGAAGGATATGAATAAAGATGGCTATGATGATATAATTGCACTCTTTGGGCAAGGAGATGAAGGTGTCTTTACATATTATAACGATGGGAAGGGCAACTTTAAAGAAGAATACACGCTGCGCTTTCCCCCTTCTTATGGCTCTACCTACTTTCAGCTGTTTGATTTTAACAAGGATGGTTTTGATGATATCATATATACCGCGGGTGATAATGCCGACTTCCCTCCAATATTAAAACCTTATCATGGTATATATATATACATAAACGATGGGCACAACAAGTTTGAACAACAGCAGTTTCTACAACTTAATGGCGCTTATGCAGCAATGCCTGCAGATTATGATAATGATGGAGATATTGATATAGCTGCCATTTCATTTTTTCCGGACTATCAAAAACAGTCCAATGAAAGTTTTGTGTTTTACAATAATGATGGGCAAGGGAATTATACACTCTCTACTATTGAAAATCCAACGCTAGGAAGATGGATAGTAATGGATAATGGAGATGTAGATAATGATGGAGATATAGACATAGTATTAGGTGCATTAGCTTTTGAAGTGATTCCTGCCAATGGACTAGTAGAGAAGTGGGTGGAAAAGGGAGTTCCTTATATACTCTTAGAGAATAAGACGGTTAATTAA
- a CDS encoding amidohydrolase family protein: MTKNWLLITLLLIPHILFAGDKKKKWDVENPGSKQKEVSFTVDEGTWLNLDVSPDGQEIVFDLLGDIYIMPRTGGKAKVLRQGKAMEVQPRFSPDGKKISFTSDAGGGDNIWIMDIDGKNAKQVTKENFRLLNNAVWTPDGNYIIARKHFTSTRSLGAGELWMYHINGGSGLQLTVKKNDQQDVNEPCASADGRYVYYSEDMYPGGYFQYNKDPNKQIFVIKRFDREEGKIETITGGPGGAVRPQISHDGKLLAFVKRIRTKTVLFLRDIETGDEWPIYDELSKDQQEAWTTFGIYTGFAWAPNDKSIIIWAKGKIREIDINSVNQSLPIPFSCDVKQKISEVVNYQQELNDDKFNVQVIRQAVTSPNGKWLVFNALGQLYKKRLPNGKPERLTDAEHFEYDPTFSPDGSKVVYVSWQDTSSGGLYSVDISGGAPQKLSSKKAIYRTPSFSNDSKWIVYQKEGSSNILGAAHTAKTGIYIMPAQGGEEKFVTQKGFSPSFNKDGNRIYYQSGGGLNKSFNSCDLDGNNERTIFKSTYAKQFTVSPNEDWVAYSNLRQVYIATFPHTGKPINLSSDSSTIPVRRVSKDAGYSLHWNSKGDKLHYTLSDQYYTIELKDLFEFVGGQPDSTFKIPAKGITVGLTVNTDKPEGMIAFTNARIITMEQDAVIENGTIIIEGNTIKAVGKATDIKIPTSAKEINCKGKTIMPGFIDAHAHAGHFYSGIVPQKHWPYYANLAYGVTTMHDPSANSEFVFAQSELVKAGLVVGPRVFSTGTILYGADGDFKAIINSKQDAKSALIRTRAFGAFSVKSYNQPRREQRQMVIEAARELKMEVVPEGGSFFYHNISMILDGHTTIEHNLPIAPLYDDVIQLWKHAKTANTPTLVVAYGGLSGEYYWYQHTNVWEKDRLLKYTPRPVVDTRSRHRIMAPEEEYKNGHILVSESLKKLNDEGVIINMGAHGQLQGLGAHWEIWMMAQGGMTPMEALRTATVNPAKSLGLYNHVGSLKEGKLADLIVLDKNPLEDIYNTESIRYTMVNGRLYDAETMNETGNYNQPHTPFYWKQNKNADSFPWYEAEGHLED; this comes from the coding sequence ATGACTAAAAATTGGTTACTAATCACATTACTACTCATCCCTCATATTTTATTTGCAGGAGATAAAAAGAAAAAATGGGATGTAGAAAACCCCGGCAGCAAGCAAAAAGAAGTGTCTTTTACTGTAGATGAAGGCACATGGCTAAACCTTGATGTATCTCCAGACGGACAAGAAATTGTATTTGACCTACTAGGCGACATATATATTATGCCTAGAACAGGAGGTAAAGCCAAAGTTTTGAGACAGGGTAAAGCAATGGAAGTACAACCGCGCTTTAGTCCGGATGGCAAGAAAATATCTTTCACCTCGGATGCTGGTGGAGGAGATAATATCTGGATAATGGACATAGATGGCAAAAATGCCAAACAGGTCACAAAAGAAAACTTCAGATTGCTGAACAATGCCGTTTGGACACCCGATGGCAATTATATTATTGCTAGAAAACACTTTACTTCGACACGTTCTTTAGGTGCAGGAGAACTGTGGATGTACCATATCAATGGTGGTAGCGGCCTACAACTGACCGTTAAAAAAAATGACCAACAAGATGTGAACGAACCTTGTGCCTCCGCCGATGGTCGATACGTCTACTATAGTGAAGACATGTACCCTGGTGGTTATTTCCAATATAACAAGGATCCTAATAAGCAAATATTCGTCATCAAACGTTTTGATAGAGAGGAGGGCAAAATAGAAACCATAACAGGTGGTCCGGGAGGGGCAGTTCGCCCGCAGATATCACATGACGGTAAGCTATTGGCATTTGTAAAGAGAATAAGAACAAAGACAGTCTTATTTCTAAGAGATATAGAAACTGGCGACGAATGGCCAATATATGATGAACTCTCTAAAGACCAACAAGAAGCTTGGACCACTTTTGGTATCTATACAGGATTTGCTTGGGCGCCAAACGACAAAAGCATCATCATATGGGCAAAGGGTAAAATAAGAGAAATTGATATTAACTCTGTCAACCAATCTTTGCCAATTCCATTCTCTTGCGATGTTAAACAGAAAATATCCGAAGTAGTTAACTACCAACAAGAGTTAAACGATGACAAGTTCAATGTACAAGTTATTCGTCAGGCAGTAACTTCTCCAAACGGAAAATGGTTGGTATTTAATGCTCTAGGGCAGCTATATAAGAAAAGGCTACCTAATGGCAAACCTGAACGATTGACTGATGCAGAACATTTTGAGTACGACCCTACCTTCTCTCCTGATGGTAGTAAGGTTGTTTATGTTTCTTGGCAAGACACCAGTAGCGGGGGGCTCTATAGCGTAGACATTTCTGGTGGTGCTCCTCAAAAACTAAGCTCTAAAAAAGCAATTTATCGCACCCCTTCATTCTCTAATGATAGCAAATGGATCGTATATCAAAAAGAAGGTAGCAGCAACATTCTAGGTGCGGCACATACAGCTAAAACAGGCATTTACATAATGCCTGCACAAGGTGGCGAAGAAAAATTTGTCACCCAAAAAGGATTTAGCCCTAGCTTCAATAAAGATGGCAATAGAATCTATTATCAATCTGGAGGAGGACTGAACAAGTCTTTCAATTCTTGCGATCTGGATGGTAATAATGAACGCACCATCTTCAAAAGTACATATGCTAAACAATTCACAGTATCTCCAAATGAAGATTGGGTGGCCTACAGCAACCTACGTCAAGTATATATTGCCACATTTCCACATACAGGAAAGCCTATAAATCTAAGTAGTGACTCTTCAACCATCCCTGTTAGAAGAGTATCAAAAGATGCAGGCTATAGCCTACACTGGAACAGCAAAGGTGACAAACTGCATTACACTTTAAGTGACCAGTATTATACCATAGAGCTAAAAGACTTGTTTGAATTTGTGGGAGGACAACCTGACTCTACATTTAAAATACCTGCAAAAGGTATTACCGTAGGACTAACGGTAAATACGGACAAGCCTGAAGGCATGATCGCCTTCACTAATGCCAGAATAATTACAATGGAGCAAGATGCCGTTATTGAAAACGGAACGATCATCATTGAGGGCAATACAATAAAGGCTGTAGGAAAAGCTACAGATATAAAAATACCAACGTCAGCAAAAGAGATCAACTGTAAGGGCAAAACCATTATGCCTGGCTTTATAGATGCTCATGCACACGCTGGCCATTTCTATTCAGGAATAGTACCTCAAAAACACTGGCCTTACTATGCCAACCTTGCTTATGGCGTAACTACAATGCACGACCCCTCAGCCAATAGTGAATTTGTTTTTGCACAAAGTGAACTTGTAAAAGCCGGCCTTGTTGTAGGACCAAGAGTATTCTCAACAGGAACTATATTATACGGTGCTGATGGTGACTTTAAAGCCATTATCAACTCTAAGCAAGATGCTAAAAGTGCACTTATCCGTACAAGGGCATTCGGCGCATTTAGTGTAAAAAGCTATAACCAACCAAGAAGAGAGCAAAGGCAGATGGTAATAGAAGCCGCGCGTGAGTTAAAAATGGAAGTTGTACCAGAAGGTGGCTCTTTCTTTTATCACAACATAAGTATGATACTAGACGGTCATACCACCATAGAACACAATTTACCAATAGCACCTTTATACGATGATGTAATACAACTATGGAAACATGCCAAGACAGCCAACACCCCCACCCTTGTAGTAGCTTATGGCGGCTTGTCGGGCGAGTACTACTGGTATCAACACACTAATGTATGGGAGAAAGACAGACTTTTAAAATATACTCCACGCCCAGTAGTAGATACTCGAAGCAGACATCGTATAATGGCACCAGAAGAAGAATATAAAAACGGACACATATTAGTATCTGAAAGCTTGAAAAAGCTAAATGATGAGGGTGTTATTATTAACATGGGTGCTCACGGACAACTACAAGGGCTAGGTGCACACTGGGAGATATGGATGATGGCACAAGGAGGCATGACACCTATGGAAGCCCTACGTACGGCAACCGTAAACCCAGCCAAAAGTTTAGGCTTGTATAATCATGTGGGTTCCCTAAAAGAAGGAAAGCTTGCAGACCTTATTGTA